Proteins encoded in a region of the Pirellulales bacterium genome:
- a CDS encoding efflux RND transporter periplasmic adaptor subunit, with product EEQRKIVVTSPAVKDVVTTQKYVCQIHSRRHIELRALEGGYLEPITIKEGQSVKQGEILFKILPVYYRAELDSEVAEAQRAQIEYSNTKSLYDRPTPVVSEQEVKLAKAKLDRANAKVALARAKLNFTEIKAPFDGIIDRLYNQQGSRIAEGDILTTVSDNDVMWVYFNVPEARYLEYMAADHRDKSNEQIELMLANGEKFSQVGKIAAIEADFNNETGNIKFRADFPNPDHLLRYGQTGTVLIHQTLKNAIVIPQRATFEILDKRYVYVVDKDNVIHQRAITIAHEMDDIFVIQSGLDAKDKFVLEGVRQVHDGEHIEYEYLKPEKVLSNMKYHAE from the coding sequence CGAGGAGCAACGAAAGATCGTCGTCACGAGTCCTGCCGTCAAGGACGTGGTGACTACCCAGAAATACGTCTGCCAAATTCACTCGCGGCGTCACATTGAACTACGCGCCCTGGAAGGAGGGTACCTCGAACCCATCACGATTAAAGAGGGTCAGTCCGTAAAGCAGGGGGAAATCTTATTTAAGATCCTGCCCGTCTATTACAGGGCCGAATTGGACTCGGAGGTGGCTGAGGCACAGAGGGCGCAAATTGAGTACAGCAATACCAAGAGCTTGTACGACCGGCCAACGCCCGTAGTCTCCGAGCAAGAAGTGAAGCTGGCCAAAGCCAAACTGGACAGGGCCAACGCCAAGGTGGCTCTCGCGCGAGCCAAGCTGAACTTCACCGAAATCAAAGCGCCATTCGATGGCATCATCGACCGCCTCTACAACCAACAAGGTAGCCGCATTGCGGAAGGAGATATCCTCACGACCGTCTCGGATAACGACGTGATGTGGGTCTATTTCAATGTGCCCGAGGCCCGTTACTTGGAATACATGGCAGCCGATCATCGCGACAAATCGAACGAACAAATCGAATTGATGCTAGCCAATGGTGAAAAGTTTTCGCAAGTTGGCAAGATTGCCGCAATTGAGGCAGATTTCAACAACGAAACGGGGAATATCAAATTCCGCGCCGATTTTCCGAACCCAGACCACTTATTGCGTTATGGTCAGACGGGCACCGTGCTGATCCACCAAACGTTGAAGAACGCAATTGTGATCCCCCAGCGGGCGACCTTTGAGATTCTCGACAAGCGATACGTTTACGTCGTCGACAAGGACAACGTGATCCATCAGCGCGCGATCACGATTGCTCACGAAATGGACGACATCTTTGTCATCCAGAGCGGACTGGACGCCAAAGACAAGTTCGTGCTCGAAGGAGTCCGGCAGGTTCACGATGGAGAACACATCGAATACGAGTATCTTAAGCCGGAAAAGGTTCTTTCGAACATGAAATATCACGCGGAATAA
- a CDS encoding efflux RND transporter permease subunit, producing the protein MFTKILHRPALAIVISIVLLFLGWLGIETLPIAQFPNIAPPTVMVSIAYPGASANVLVDAVLIPLEQSINGVQNMRYMISSATSAGEATITIYFEPGTDPNINVVNVQNRVNIMLSRLPPLVVREGILVSQVVPSMLMYLNLYSTDPHTDQKDLFNYANVYVMPELKRIQGMGIPRNLGNRNFAMRIWLNPERMRAYNISVEDVMKAVGEQSIIGSPGRLGQATGMISQSKEYVLTYIGRYNKPEQYGEIILRAKPNGEILRLKDICVPPQDQPVYIKYAKDEHGDGGDGKVADNTSPTTTQESEHADGVIGKELSSTAKDLHRDKTSSKAIRAGIELGSEFFDIYSDVDGHPAASIVLKQSPGSNAAEVIEKIKTKLEEMKKSFPPGMDYEIAYDVSKFVDASIEKVLHTLLEAFILVSLVVYMFLGDLRSTLIPTLAVPVSLVGAFFVLRLMGLSINLITLFAMVLAIGVVVDDAIVLVEAVHAKMAAKNLSPYRASMEVLHEISGAIIAITLVMTAVFVPVTFIPGPVGTFYRQFGITMASSIILSGLVALTLTPVLCAMILRPHTHTHADTDHESAHQPGHEQGKKRRGFQTILVYLFVGLPILAAITYLAYILWGAVGFLLILVPFVQRPFSRAVDIVTNIYGGILRGIVTRRVLTLAVVGGFAAAIVVVNTQMASGFIPGEDQGIIYAVLQTPPGSTLEYTNAKSQQLEKIAKEVEGVTSVTSVAGYEVLTEGRGSNAGTCIINLKNWSQRKRTARQIIEELEEKCRELSNVKLEFFEPPAVPGFGTAGGFSLVLLDKTQSSTADYKRLGEVNDAFMAAVSKCKEVKNLFTFYAANYPQYELIIDNNVAMQKGVSIEAALDNLNILIGSTYEQGFILFNQFYKVYVQAWPEFRRMPEDLENMFVKNDKGEMVPYSSFMKIHKKQGLNEITRFNLYPCAVIQGAPAPGYSTGQAIKAVEEIASDPNVVPRGYGIDWAGLSYDESRKGNEAIYIFLIVVAFVYLVLVGQYESFLIPLAVVLSLPIGVFGSFFFLQAVGLANDVWAQIGLIMLVGLLGKNAILIVEFAVQQRRDGMSIKEAAIEGGKLRFRPIQMTSFAFIAGLIPLVIATGAGAIGNRTIGTTGVGGMLMGTVIGVLVIPGLYYLFARIADGRKLIRDEHDNPLSEVFEHEGT; encoded by the coding sequence ATGTTCACAAAAATCCTTCACCGGCCGGCATTGGCGATCGTGATCTCGATCGTCCTCTTGTTCCTGGGTTGGCTGGGGATCGAAACTTTGCCAATCGCGCAGTTTCCCAACATTGCGCCGCCGACCGTGATGGTGTCCATTGCCTATCCCGGCGCCAGTGCCAACGTTTTGGTCGATGCGGTATTGATTCCGCTGGAGCAATCGATCAACGGCGTCCAGAACATGCGTTACATGATCTCGTCGGCCACCAGCGCCGGCGAGGCAACGATTACAATCTATTTCGAGCCTGGAACGGACCCGAACATCAACGTTGTGAACGTGCAGAACCGGGTCAACATCATGCTAAGCCGACTGCCACCCTTGGTGGTGCGCGAGGGCATCCTCGTCAGCCAGGTCGTACCGAGCATGTTGATGTATCTGAATCTGTACAGCACGGATCCGCACACGGATCAGAAAGATCTGTTTAACTATGCCAATGTCTATGTCATGCCCGAACTCAAGCGGATCCAGGGCATGGGCATTCCCAGAAATCTCGGCAACCGCAATTTCGCAATGCGCATCTGGTTGAATCCCGAGCGCATGCGTGCCTACAACATCTCCGTGGAAGATGTCATGAAGGCCGTGGGGGAGCAGAGCATCATTGGATCCCCAGGCCGACTCGGTCAGGCCACGGGCATGATCTCGCAGTCGAAAGAGTACGTCCTGACCTATATCGGGCGATATAACAAGCCAGAGCAGTATGGCGAGATCATTCTGAGGGCGAAGCCGAACGGCGAAATCCTGCGGCTCAAAGACATCTGCGTGCCCCCTCAAGACCAGCCAGTGTACATCAAGTATGCAAAGGATGAGCACGGCGACGGTGGCGATGGAAAAGTGGCCGACAATACCAGCCCAACCACGACTCAGGAGAGCGAGCACGCGGATGGCGTCATCGGCAAAGAACTATCGTCGACTGCTAAAGATTTGCATCGGGACAAGACCAGCAGTAAAGCGATTCGCGCCGGCATCGAACTCGGCTCGGAGTTTTTCGACATTTACTCGGACGTCGATGGCCACCCCGCAGCATCCATCGTGCTCAAGCAGTCTCCGGGTTCCAACGCGGCCGAAGTGATTGAGAAAATCAAAACAAAGCTCGAGGAGATGAAAAAGTCATTTCCTCCAGGGATGGACTATGAAATCGCCTACGACGTCTCCAAGTTTGTGGACGCGTCCATCGAAAAGGTGCTGCATACCCTGCTCGAGGCGTTCATTTTGGTGTCGCTGGTGGTCTACATGTTCCTCGGCGATTTACGCTCGACGCTGATTCCGACGCTGGCGGTTCCGGTGTCGCTGGTCGGAGCTTTCTTTGTGTTACGTCTGATGGGGCTGTCGATCAACTTGATCACCCTGTTCGCAATGGTGCTTGCCATCGGCGTCGTGGTGGACGATGCGATCGTGTTGGTCGAAGCAGTCCACGCCAAGATGGCGGCTAAAAACCTATCGCCCTATCGCGCCAGCATGGAGGTGCTGCACGAAATCAGCGGCGCGATCATCGCCATCACACTGGTGATGACCGCCGTCTTCGTTCCAGTGACTTTCATCCCCGGGCCGGTTGGCACGTTTTACCGCCAGTTCGGCATCACCATGGCCTCGTCAATCATTCTCTCCGGTTTGGTCGCCCTGACGCTGACGCCCGTGCTCTGCGCAATGATTCTCAGGCCCCACACGCACACCCACGCCGACACGGACCATGAATCGGCCCACCAACCAGGCCACGAGCAGGGAAAGAAGCGGCGCGGATTTCAGACTATTTTGGTTTATCTTTTCGTCGGATTGCCGATCTTGGCGGCAATCACTTATCTCGCCTACATCTTGTGGGGTGCTGTCGGATTCTTGCTGATTCTTGTGCCTTTTGTACAGCGGCCTTTTAGCCGGGCCGTCGACATCGTCACAAATATTTATGGCGGAATTCTGCGGGGGATCGTCACGCGCCGCGTATTGACCCTGGCCGTCGTCGGTGGCTTTGCAGCCGCCATCGTTGTTGTCAACACGCAGATGGCTAGTGGCTTTATTCCAGGCGAGGATCAAGGCATTATCTACGCCGTCTTGCAGACGCCTCCCGGCTCGACGCTTGAGTACACGAACGCCAAATCGCAGCAGCTTGAAAAGATCGCTAAAGAGGTCGAAGGAGTCACCTCCGTCACCTCGGTCGCTGGTTACGAGGTGTTGACGGAGGGGCGCGGCTCCAACGCTGGGACTTGCATTATCAACCTGAAAAATTGGTCTCAACGCAAGCGGACCGCGCGCCAGATCATTGAGGAGCTCGAGGAAAAGTGCCGAGAGTTGAGCAACGTCAAGCTGGAGTTCTTTGAACCTCCGGCGGTTCCGGGTTTTGGCACCGCTGGTGGCTTCTCCTTGGTTCTGCTCGACAAGACCCAATCGAGCACCGCCGACTATAAGCGTTTGGGGGAAGTGAACGACGCGTTCATGGCCGCCGTATCCAAGTGCAAGGAAGTGAAGAACCTGTTCACTTTTTACGCCGCCAACTACCCACAGTACGAACTGATCATCGACAACAACGTAGCCATGCAAAAGGGCGTCTCGATCGAGGCGGCGCTGGATAACCTCAATATCTTGATTGGCAGCACTTACGAGCAAGGCTTCATTCTCTTCAACCAGTTCTATAAGGTTTACGTTCAGGCATGGCCGGAGTTCCGTCGGATGCCGGAGGATCTGGAGAACATGTTCGTCAAGAACGATAAGGGCGAAATGGTTCCCTACTCATCCTTCATGAAGATCCATAAGAAGCAGGGCTTGAACGAGATCACGCGATTCAACCTGTATCCGTGCGCCGTCATTCAAGGTGCTCCGGCTCCCGGCTATAGCACCGGTCAGGCTATCAAGGCAGTCGAGGAGATCGCCTCCGATCCGAATGTGGTGCCTCGCGGTTATGGCATCGACTGGGCCGGTCTTTCATACGACGAATCCAGAAAGGGGAACGAGGCGATTTATATCTTCTTAATCGTCGTCGCGTTCGTTTATTTGGTGTTGGTCGGTCAATACGAGAGTTTTCTCATTCCGTTGGCAGTGGTTCTATCGCTGCCAATCGGCGTTTTTGGATCCTTCTTCTTCCTGCAGGCGGTAGGACTGGCGAACGACGTATGGGCTCAGATTGGGCTAATCATGCTAGTTGGCCTCTTGGGAAAAAACGCGATTCTGATCGTCGAATTCGCGGTGCAACAACGGCGAGACGGCATGTCCATTAAGGAAGCCGCCATCGAAGGCGGAAAACTCCGCTTCCGGCCGATTCAGATGACCTCATTCGCATTTATCGCCGGTCTTATTCCGCTGGTCATTGCCACCGGGGCTGGCGCGATCGGAAACCGCACGATTGGCACGACGGGAGTCGGCGGGATGCTGATGGGAACCGTCATCGGGGTCTTGGTGATTCCGGGGCTCTACTACCTGTTCGCAAGGATTGCGGACGGACGCAAACTTATCAGGGATGAACATGATAACCCGCTTAGCGAGGTCTTCGAGCACGAAGGCACGTAA
- a CDS encoding TolC family protein produces the protein MNMITRLARSSSTKARKNFAYLIAIGLSALVSLPGCCLPKLRGPDPAAPPPDTFNGVACADNSAQLSWIDFFNNDPTLAGLVGQALVGNQELKILTEKVQIANYEVLGRSGAYLPFVTLGGRAGLRKPGLYTTEGEVEDQLDILPGKPFPNPLPNFLVAADVSWQVDIWRMLRNARDAAMYRYLGTADGQNYIVTRMVAEVAENYYELMALDNRMATLDLTIDIQQRSLEVAKLNKAAGRDTELPVQRFLAEVRKNQSEKLIIQQDIVQVENRINFLLGRFPQRVQRDSSKFLELNLRALAFGLPAQLLQNRGDIRQAERELQAAGLDVRVARARFFPQLNLSSGVGWEAFNPRYLFITPESLIYNVAGDLVGPLINRRAIKADYLTANAKQLQAVYDYQRTVLNAFTEVVNRMAKVQNYSTSIDIKRQQLRALEESVTIATSLFQAAHPGTEYIDVLLAQRDFMDARMVLIDTKQQQLAAIINAYQALGGGGLPPGALQSPGALQSYGAQLLSIFGPCNSSPPADAMPPAPTETVPPGQPVLPEATSVPTPPTAPAASEPELPAPGDKSTLLPTSDASTDVDSGGDIKLLPPVKGPIERVQQEKKPDPD, from the coding sequence ATGAACATGATAACCCGCTTAGCGAGGTCTTCGAGCACGAAGGCACGTAAGAACTTCGCTTATTTAATAGCGATCGGCCTCAGCGCGCTGGTGTCTCTGCCAGGCTGCTGCCTTCCCAAACTTCGTGGGCCTGATCCGGCGGCGCCGCCGCCGGACACTTTTAACGGCGTTGCCTGCGCCGACAATTCCGCGCAGCTTTCGTGGATCGATTTTTTCAATAATGACCCGACGCTGGCCGGCTTGGTTGGCCAGGCGCTGGTTGGCAATCAAGAATTGAAGATCCTGACCGAAAAAGTCCAAATCGCCAACTACGAAGTGCTAGGGCGGAGCGGAGCCTATCTTCCTTTTGTCACACTGGGGGGGCGCGCGGGCCTCAGGAAACCTGGCCTTTACACAACCGAGGGGGAGGTTGAAGACCAACTTGATATCCTTCCCGGAAAGCCTTTTCCCAACCCGCTGCCCAATTTTCTAGTCGCTGCCGACGTTAGTTGGCAGGTGGATATCTGGAGAATGTTGCGAAACGCCAGGGATGCGGCCATGTATCGCTATCTGGGTACTGCCGATGGCCAGAACTATATCGTGACTCGCATGGTCGCCGAGGTGGCGGAGAATTATTACGAGTTGATGGCGCTCGACAACCGGATGGCGACGCTTGATTTGACGATCGATATTCAGCAGCGCAGCCTTGAGGTTGCCAAGCTCAACAAGGCGGCCGGTCGCGACACCGAATTGCCCGTCCAACGATTTCTTGCCGAGGTTCGCAAGAACCAGAGCGAAAAACTGATTATTCAACAAGATATCGTTCAGGTCGAAAACCGGATCAACTTCTTGCTCGGTCGGTTTCCGCAACGTGTCCAACGGGATTCATCAAAATTTCTCGAATTGAACCTTCGGGCCCTGGCGTTTGGGCTACCTGCGCAACTATTGCAAAACCGCGGCGACATCCGCCAAGCTGAGCGCGAGCTGCAGGCTGCCGGGCTCGATGTGAGGGTCGCACGGGCACGATTTTTTCCACAGTTGAACCTCAGCTCAGGCGTCGGCTGGGAGGCTTTCAATCCAAGATATTTATTCATTACTCCAGAATCGTTAATTTACAATGTCGCCGGCGATCTGGTGGGGCCGCTAATCAACCGGCGGGCAATCAAAGCCGATTACCTCACGGCGAACGCCAAACAATTGCAGGCCGTCTACGACTATCAGCGCACTGTTTTGAATGCGTTCACCGAGGTCGTCAATCGCATGGCCAAGGTGCAGAACTACAGTACGAGCATCGACATCAAGAGGCAGCAGTTGAGGGCCTTAGAGGAGTCGGTCACCATTGCGACCAGCCTCTTTCAGGCCGCCCATCCTGGTACCGAATACATTGATGTGCTACTTGCTCAACGCGACTTTATGGATGCCAGAATGGTATTGATCGACACCAAACAGCAGCAACTGGCGGCCATCATCAACGCTTATCAAGCCTTGGGCGGCGGCGGCCTGCCGCCCGGCGCGCTGCAATCGCCCGGCGCATTGCAGTCGTATGGCGCTCAGCTATTGTCGATATTCGGCCCCTGCAATTCATCGCCGCCGGCCGACGCCATGCCGCCGGCGCCGACCGAGACGGTTCCTCCCGGACAACCGGTCTTGCCTGAAGCAACGAGTGTACCGACTCCGCCCACTGCGCCAGCCGCGTCAGAGCCTGAACTCCCCGCGCCGGGCGACAAATCCACGCTGCTGCCAACTTCGGATGCGTCCACGGATGTCGACAGCGGCGGCGACATCAAGTTGCTGCCGCCAGTGAAAGGGCCAATCGAAAGAGTCCAGCAGGAGAAAAAGCCCGATCCCGATTGA
- a CDS encoding 50S ribosome-binding GTPase — protein sequence MFSLDDTIVAIASASGGAGRGIVRLSGPDVVSIASRCFSSANRSVELGKISIPTAVDGQIFVAAQAATDCAAPANSLPVTLFLWPTGRSYTRQPVVEFHTIGSPPLLDWLLQRMCASGARLAQPGEFTLRAFLAGRIDLTQAEAVLGVIDAIDRRQLDAGLAQLAGGLSEPLQKLRDDLLNLLADLESGLDFAEEDIHLIERHELDERLASAASQLESLWNQLGQRVDANQSLRVALIGAPNVGKSSLFNALAQADSALVSPTAGTTRDYLSANIVCDGMEIELIDTAGVDMDPIPSPLGAAARQAATLQHLRADLRVLCLDTTRSISDWEQQTLRQLNLLVAWTKCDLAGQSEDGIITRSRTGYGLSQLRAAIAGALLAKPAESNVVAATAARTRESIRLAIDAIAEARQLAETAGEELIAVPVRAVLEELGKICGTVYTADLLDRIFSRFCLGK from the coding sequence ATGTTCTCGCTGGACGACACCATTGTCGCGATCGCATCGGCCTCCGGTGGGGCGGGACGCGGGATCGTTCGGTTGAGCGGGCCGGATGTCGTGAGTATCGCGTCGCGATGCTTCAGTTCAGCCAATCGATCGGTAGAGCTGGGAAAAATCAGCATACCAACGGCTGTTGATGGCCAGATTTTCGTCGCCGCGCAGGCCGCGACGGACTGCGCAGCGCCAGCGAATAGCCTGCCGGTCACCCTATTTCTCTGGCCAACTGGTCGAAGCTATACGCGGCAACCGGTGGTTGAATTTCACACCATTGGTTCACCGCCGCTTCTCGACTGGTTATTGCAAAGGATGTGTGCATCCGGCGCACGATTGGCTCAGCCTGGCGAATTTACCTTACGAGCTTTCTTGGCTGGGCGCATTGATTTGACGCAAGCCGAAGCGGTCCTTGGCGTGATCGATGCCATCGATCGCCGACAACTCGATGCAGGATTGGCTCAATTAGCCGGCGGCTTGTCGGAACCCTTGCAAAAACTGCGCGACGATTTGTTGAATCTGTTAGCCGATTTAGAATCCGGCCTGGATTTTGCGGAAGAAGACATTCATTTGATCGAACGACACGAACTCGACGAGCGGCTTGCGAGCGCAGCCAGCCAGCTCGAATCGCTGTGGAATCAACTCGGCCAGCGAGTCGACGCAAACCAATCGTTGCGCGTGGCTCTCATCGGCGCGCCGAATGTCGGTAAAAGCAGCTTATTCAACGCGCTAGCTCAAGCCGACTCCGCCTTGGTATCGCCGACGGCTGGCACAACACGCGACTACCTGTCAGCGAATATCGTCTGCGATGGAATGGAAATCGAACTGATCGACACCGCTGGTGTTGATATGGATCCGATCCCTTCGCCTCTCGGTGCGGCCGCTCGACAAGCAGCGACCCTGCAACACTTGCGAGCCGATCTTCGCGTTCTGTGTCTCGACACGACCAGATCCATCAGCGATTGGGAGCAACAAACTTTGCGGCAACTAAACTTACTGGTGGCTTGGACCAAGTGTGATTTGGCCGGTCAGTCAGAGGACGGAATTATCACGAGGAGCCGAACGGGGTACGGCCTGAGCCAGCTTCGAGCGGCAATTGCCGGCGCGCTGTTGGCGAAGCCGGCCGAATCAAACGTGGTTGCTGCGACCGCCGCGCGAACACGCGAGAGTATCCGATTGGCCATCGATGCGATTGCCGAAGCGCGTCAATTGGCCGAAACCGCTGGAGAGGAGTTGATCGCCGTGCCGGTTCGTGCCGTACTCGAGGAACTCGGCAAGATCTGCGGAACGGTTTATACCGCAGATTTGCTCGATCGCATCTTCAGCCGATTCTGCCTTGGAAAATGA
- a CDS encoding HdeD family acid-resistance protein — MLDKAKRTSTFLIIRGLLSLFFGVLVLGLPEGQVAAALIWVFGIYALVEGAFACVGALLSTDTFDDWVLLFLAGLLGIIIGIFALTQPGKAIFIIVLYIGVRALFTGVLEVALAIRLRKQVQGEWLMILSGIISIIFGLVLLRCPVEGVQLVVLLIGIYAIAIGAMQLVMAGQIHHWLRRIDEHKKALTGKTV; from the coding sequence ATGCTCGACAAAGCCAAGCGCACCTCGACGTTTCTGATTATTCGCGGATTGCTTTCGCTGTTCTTTGGCGTGCTAGTGCTCGGATTGCCCGAAGGGCAAGTGGCGGCGGCGTTGATATGGGTGTTTGGAATTTATGCACTTGTCGAAGGGGCATTCGCGTGCGTTGGCGCTTTGCTCAGTACCGATACCTTTGACGATTGGGTGCTGCTGTTTCTGGCAGGCCTGCTTGGCATCATCATTGGCATTTTTGCATTGACCCAACCCGGCAAAGCGATCTTTATCATCGTCCTCTATATCGGTGTTCGGGCGTTGTTTACCGGGGTCTTGGAGGTTGCACTGGCCATCCGTCTCCGCAAACAAGTGCAAGGCGAATGGCTGATGATTCTGTCGGGAATCATATCGATCATTTTTGGCCTAGTGCTGCTGCGCTGCCCGGTGGAAGGCGTTCAACTCGTGGTGTTGCTCATCGGCATCTATGCCATCGCCATTGGCGCTATGCAGCTTGTGATGGCGGGCCAGATCCACCATTGGCTGCGGCGGATCGACGAACACAAGAAGGCGCTGACTGGAAAAACCGTCTAA
- a CDS encoding UvrD-helicase domain-containing protein, which produces MHHLTEELTASQLEAVGHVEGPLLILAGPGSGKTRVVTHRIANLLEHGIPARNILALTFTNKAADEMKRRVGLLAPMASVWMSTFHRYCARLLREYAPLVGLPENYSIYDTSDSLSALKHALDELDLDLTHTTPERVQSAISWAKNNLVTAEQYEPRRGSPIGAIVAQVYPAYQKRLLASGAVDFDDLLLHIAVLLRENPEVRRRLDERYKFILVDEYQDTNLAQYTIVRAMSIDHPNLAVTGDPDQSIYGWRGANLNNILDFEHDYPSVKIVRLEQNYRSTQRILRLADKLIAHNKRRKAKGLFTENAEGNPIGLRFEPSQKDEAERIAQYIETEVRAGKRRLNDFAVFYRTNALSRALEFALREFGVPYQMVNGLEFYQRKEIKDVLAYLHLLNNPRDNVALVRIINTPPRGIGRSTIAKLQEHADRHGSSILEAARIAGVVNGLNKRAAVAVAKFVALFDHLNLATGDPVEAVIGRVLNESGYQDFLKLSEDEDDQERLANVQELLTAAREFDETHPGPGALESFLEQAALVNDTDAWEVEDDRVTLMTVHAAKGLEFPVVFLIALEEGIFPHERSRNDEEQLEEERRLLFVAITRAKEELHLSRACYRHYRGQFRPTVPSAFLIELPQEDLNFQQPQTTGSAIPTWHQPNDEHDAVDDLHDDDLVFPPRQPAANNSTNIDLATRLTTAAELAARRDSTADVKATSMASNVSPEVFHQGMIVSHPEYGVGKIVAISGSGAKRKASVIFAKGSGEKKFVLAHCPLRPASDC; this is translated from the coding sequence GTGCATCATCTTACGGAAGAACTAACCGCCTCCCAACTCGAAGCCGTCGGCCATGTCGAGGGACCACTGCTTATTCTGGCAGGCCCCGGCAGCGGCAAGACGCGTGTGGTCACGCACCGCATTGCAAATCTGTTGGAACATGGCATCCCAGCGCGAAACATTCTCGCGCTCACCTTCACCAACAAAGCGGCCGACGAAATGAAGCGGCGAGTTGGACTGCTGGCTCCGATGGCGTCGGTATGGATGAGCACGTTTCACCGCTATTGCGCCCGTCTGTTGCGAGAATATGCGCCGCTTGTCGGCTTGCCCGAGAATTATTCGATTTATGATACATCCGACAGCCTGAGCGCTCTCAAGCATGCGCTCGATGAACTTGATCTCGACCTGACGCACACGACACCCGAGCGCGTGCAGTCGGCGATCAGTTGGGCCAAGAATAACCTAGTGACCGCCGAGCAATATGAGCCGCGCCGTGGAAGTCCGATTGGAGCCATCGTGGCTCAGGTTTATCCCGCCTATCAAAAGCGGCTGCTCGCCAGCGGCGCGGTCGATTTCGACGACTTGCTGCTGCACATCGCCGTTTTGCTGCGCGAGAATCCCGAAGTCCGCCGACGTCTTGACGAGCGATATAAATTCATTCTGGTCGACGAATACCAAGACACGAATCTTGCTCAATACACAATTGTGCGGGCAATGTCGATCGATCATCCAAACTTGGCAGTCACGGGCGATCCCGACCAATCGATTTACGGCTGGCGCGGCGCTAATCTGAACAACATTCTCGATTTCGAACACGACTATCCCAGCGTCAAGATTGTCAGATTGGAACAAAACTATCGCAGCACTCAACGCATCTTGCGATTGGCTGATAAACTCATTGCCCACAACAAGCGCCGCAAGGCAAAGGGGCTATTTACTGAAAACGCCGAAGGCAACCCGATCGGGCTGCGGTTCGAGCCGTCGCAAAAGGACGAAGCGGAACGCATTGCCCAGTACATCGAAACCGAGGTGCGAGCGGGAAAGCGGCGGCTGAACGACTTTGCGGTGTTTTATCGCACCAATGCGCTCTCGCGAGCGCTCGAATTCGCGCTTCGCGAGTTTGGCGTTCCCTATCAAATGGTCAACGGACTGGAGTTCTATCAGCGTAAGGAAATCAAAGATGTGCTGGCGTATTTGCATCTGCTCAATAATCCACGCGATAATGTCGCCCTGGTGCGGATCATTAATACGCCGCCGCGCGGGATCGGCCGCAGCACCATTGCCAAATTGCAAGAGCACGCCGATCGGCATGGCAGCAGCATTCTAGAAGCCGCACGCATCGCCGGTGTGGTCAATGGGTTGAACAAGCGGGCTGCCGTCGCCGTGGCAAAGTTCGTCGCTCTCTTCGATCATCTGAATTTAGCCACCGGCGACCCGGTCGAAGCGGTGATCGGTCGCGTGCTCAACGAATCGGGCTATCAAGATTTCTTGAAATTGTCGGAAGACGAAGACGATCAGGAACGGCTAGCAAATGTGCAAGAATTGCTGACCGCTGCTCGCGAATTCGACGAAACGCATCCTGGCCCCGGCGCGCTAGAGTCCTTTCTCGAACAAGCTGCGCTTGTGAACGACACCGACGCCTGGGAGGTTGAAGACGACCGCGTGACGCTGATGACAGTTCACGCCGCCAAGGGATTAGAATTTCCGGTGGTGTTTCTGATCGCGCTGGAAGAGGGCATTTTTCCGCACGAACGCAGCCGCAACGACGAGGAACAGCTCGAAGAAGAACGACGCCTGCTGTTCGTTGCCATTACGCGAGCGAAAGAAGAATTACACCTGAGCCGTGCCTGCTACCGCCACTACCGCGGCCAGTTCCGCCCCACCGTCCCTAGCGCGTTCCTGATCGAACTGCCCCAAGAGGATCTCAACTTTCAGCAGCCCCAAACGACCGGTTCGGCCATTCCCACCTGGCACCAACCCAATGACGAGCACGACGCCGTTGACGATCTTCACGATGACGATCTGGTATTTCCTCCCCGGCAGCCAGCGGCAAACAATTCGACCAACATAGACCTTGCCACAAGGCTCACAACCGCGGCCGAATTGGCGGCTCGTCGCGATTCGACCGCAGACGTCAAAGCCACAAGCATGGCGTCCAATGTCTCGCCGGAAGTATTTCACCAGGGGATGATCGTCTCACATCCGGAATACGGCGTCGGCAAAATCGTCGCAATTTCCGGTAGCGGCGCGAAGCGCAAAGCCTCGGTAATCTTCGCCAAAGGGAGCGGCGAAAAGAAGTTTGTTCTCGCCCATTGTCCGCTGCGGCCCGCTAGTGATTGTTGA